The following DNA comes from Paenibacillus crassostreae.
GGTTAATTCCTCCTAATAGGTCTGTTGTTTGTTCTAAGGCTCTGAAAAGGAAAGATAACGCGGTAATAAAAAAACTAATTGCAATGATGGTTTTTACCGGTTTGTATTTGTTTAAGAGAAACATAATTAGAAGAGCACCCCAGAAGATGAAGAAGAACGTGTTAGCGATAAGGGATAAATTTTTCATTAGGCAACGACCTCCGATTCTATTTTCAGTTCCTGATCTGCTACAGCTCGTCCGGTAATTAGCTGACCATATACCGCAACTTTGCCTGTGTATTCTCCGATAGAGTCGATGAATGTAGGGACTATGAGTTCTGATTGCTTGAAGAAAAATTCTGAGAGTTCCAATCCTGCGCCGACTCGCTGTCCAGTTGACAGTTGCACATAGTCTTTGTTGTTGCTTTGGATAGAGAAATCAGGTTCATATTCTCCTGTTGTCTTAACGTGCTTGAAGAGTCGGATCTTGAGTGTTGTGAATAGTGACTGAACCTTATCTGCTTGTAGTTCTGCTTCTTTTGCTCGGTATGACTTGATAGCATCTAGGATGAAGACCGACTCTTTCAAGCTTGCTAGCGTGTCTGCTTCGTCTGCTTTTGCCTTGTCTACATCAGCTTGCAGGCGTTCACGTTCAGTCTCATTTCTGATTGCGGCTAGGACTGGATCAAGCTGATCCTCAAGCACTCTCACCTGAGCCTGTTGTTCTGACATATCAACGACTACTATTTCGGCAAGTTCAGTTTCAAGTTCCGTTCGTTTGTCTATGAGAACCTGATGGTCTGCCCTAGCCTTATCAACGCGCTGCTGTTTATCCGATTTAGTAGCCTCTATCGCTTCGGCATTTAAAGGTTGTTTACATGTGCGGCAATTTTCCTCGATTGTCTCGCCATGAAGTATTAAGAATTTATCCTTACTGCGCTTGATGCTATCTGACTGGTCTGTTATCCGACACACTAATTCAATCCGTTTGTTATTGATTCGATGAGCATCAGCCACACCGCCATCAATCTCAGCGATCTTTTCACGAAGTGCGGATTCCTGAGTCTTCAATGCTTCTATATCAGAACCGCTTGCTGGATACCTTTGAAGTTGCTCTACTAATGTCTTAGTCCGACTTTGTGCCGCAATGGATTGCTTCTCCAACTTCGACTTCTGCCCGCCAGTACCACCGTGGATCTTCTGCAGATCATCTAATGAATGCTTCTTTGTTAATTCTGCTAGCTTCACAGCTTGTGGATTATGCTTAATGTCTTTGGTTTTCTGATCAGCAGATGTTCTGGACATTTCCGCAAACACTTCTGACTTGGCAGGCGGAGTGGAATACTTTAGAATCTGTTCCCGCTGTTTAGTCCAGTGTTGAGTGAAGAAATAGACTGGATTATATAATGAAAGGAATTCGTCTTTATCGAACAGGCTTGCTACCGCTTCTTCGAATTCTTTGGCTTTAGCTGGCACATCGTTTAAAAAGAAAACATTCGTTCCTTTGGCGTTGATTTCTCTAGCGAATTTCAACTCTGCATCATCTACTGACATCAGGAGGGACACGTGCACACGGTCGTATTCATAGGTAGTTGGAGTTGGGTTGTACTTACTTCCATATAGATCAACACCATACAAGGTCCATACTGGAGCAGTACCGAGAGAAGTCTTGCCCTCACCGTTCATGCCTGAGAATGCTGTGATATCTCCATAAGTGACTGTCTCAGATGGAAGCCCTGCAAAGTTCTCAACCTCTAACCTGATAAACCTTACTTGCTTTGCCATTTGCTATCCTCGCTTTCTGTGATATGATCGATTCAGATATTTTCTTATTGACCACTCTCTATTGGGTGGCTTTTTTTGTGCTTACAGTGACACCTACTAATCCCAAACTGATAAGGATACAATCATCAACCAGTGACATATTTTCGGGTGATAGTGTTCCGATGTAATATCCGAGCCTTTTCTTATCAATCGTGCGAGGCTGTTCAAGAAGGACAACTGAATTTTTCTTAATCCCAGCTAACTCTTGTTCGAGTGTGACCCGTGCATGTGTTGGGAGATATTTTTTTTGTGCATCTGTGATCGGTGCGACGATTACTGTCGGTGAATACCTATTGCCTTCGTTATTTTGGATGATCAGTACAGGTCGATGACCAGCTTGTTCACTACCGATTCCTTTACCAAGATCAGTCCAGTAAATTTGACCTCTGAGTATTGGCATGTGTGGCTCCTTTCTATAGTTCAGCGAGTTCTTGTTCGAGCAATGCGATCTGTTCGTCAATTACGACTAAGATAGCTTTAGTCATCGCCTGCACAACTCGCTTGTTTACGCATGCTTCAGAACCAAACCACCTAAACTTTGAACCGATAACACTTCCGTCGACAGTAATTCCATTCACATCGTGAATGGATATATTGTGCTTTCTTGACTCCAAAGCCTTTATCTCCTTAGTGATATCCCGTGCCTTATCCACACGATTTCCCATGTACTCAAGTGTTTTAATATCCATGATTCCCTCCTCATTCCGCTTGAATTTGGGCTTAAATCCCCGATTTTGGCAAAAAAATAATAGGACTACGTTAAAACGGCTTATACTCCCCGCGGTAATTCGTGTTAGATACAGGAGTTGGTTCGGTCTCGTCATGCTCAACGATCTCCTTATAATCCACGATAACCGGGCAGTTCTCGATGCTGGATATCAGGTTGTTGTTTTCATCAAAGATTACATATTCGGAATGAACACGATCCTCGAAAGTCGCTCCAACCTGTGCAATCTCGATTACTTCACGACCGCCTATTTCAGTACCAACTTCGAAGGTTCTAGTTGGATTAGATACGACTGTTAGCTTTTGAATGATTTGCATTTGCTTGTTCACCTCCCTCCGCGTAAACGATACTTATTTCCCATGCCTTGCCCACTTCTTGCTTGTCCGATCTGCTAGATACTGCAATGCTGACATTCGCTCTCCAGATGTGAGAGCTAACCAAGTTCTTGCTTTAATGATCATGTTTTTTTCCTCCTTCTATTAAATGAATGATATCTGCAAGTTCTTATCTTCTATCTCCCTCATCAAGTTATTAGGTGGAGTCCAACGCGGTACATATTGCAATCCGGACTCATAATCCTTGTTCAGGGTG
Coding sequences within:
- a CDS encoding AAA family ATPase, producing MAKQVRFIRLEVENFAGLPSETVTYGDITAFSGMNGEGKTSLGTAPVWTLYGVDLYGSKYNPTPTTYEYDRVHVSLLMSVDDAELKFAREINAKGTNVFFLNDVPAKAKEFEEAVASLFDKDEFLSLYNPVYFFTQHWTKQREQILKYSTPPAKSEVFAEMSRTSADQKTKDIKHNPQAVKLAELTKKHSLDDLQKIHGGTGGQKSKLEKQSIAAQSRTKTLVEQLQRYPASGSDIEALKTQESALREKIAEIDGGVADAHRINNKRIELVCRITDQSDSIKRSKDKFLILHGETIEENCRTCKQPLNAEAIEATKSDKQQRVDKARADHQVLIDKRTELETELAEIVVVDMSEQQAQVRVLEDQLDPVLAAIRNETERERLQADVDKAKADEADTLASLKESVFILDAIKSYRAKEAELQADKVQSLFTTLKIRLFKHVKTTGEYEPDFSIQSNNKDYVQLSTGQRVGAGLELSEFFFKQSELIVPTFIDSIGEYTGKVAVYGQLITGRAVADQELKIESEVVA
- a CDS encoding type II toxin-antitoxin system PemK/MazF family toxin, with translation MPILRGQIYWTDLGKGIGSEQAGHRPVLIIQNNEGNRYSPTVIVAPITDAQKKYLPTHARVTLEQELAGIKKNSVVLLEQPRTIDKKRLGYYIGTLSPENMSLVDDCILISLGLVGVTVSTKKATQ